GAACGCGCGCAGCGGCATCTTCGGTACCACCGGTTCCAACTCGCGCTATCTGCTCTATGTGCCGACCAGCGCGAACGATCCGCTCGTGTCCTATGACAGCGCGGCGACCCAGGCCTATATGGAAGGGCTGATCGCCAGCACCGGCCTCGGGAAGTTCCGCGGGCAGATCGCGCCGCGCAACGCCTTCAACGCCAAGTGGTTCACCAAGATCGATCTCCATATCGATCAGGAGATCCCAACGGGTCTTGGCGGTTCGCGCATCACTTTGTTTGCGGACGTGGAGAATTTCACGAACTTCCTCAACAAGAAGTGGGGCCAGATCCGCGAATACACGTTCCCCTACAACGTGATTGCCGTGCGTGGACAGTGCCTGACCGCACCGGTCGCAACCGGTACGGCGCCGACCGCTGGTCAGCAGACTGCCAACACCGGCCAGGCCTGCGCTCAGTATCGTTACTCGGCGCCGACCGCGACGCCGACCGACACGATCTATTCGCGTCAGTCGCTCTACACGATCCGTATTGGTGCCCGCTTCACCTTCTAGGGGGCGCATCGATCCAAAAGAGAAAAGGGCGGGGCGCAATCCCCGCCCTTTTCTTATGCGTTCGTCCGATGCCCTATCGTTGCTGCGATCGCTATATTCGACCGCCAGCATATCGATAGGATCGGCCGCACGTAACAATATGTCAAAATCAGCGGGAAATGTGCGAAGTTAAGGGAAACCCTCACCGCAGGCAGCGATCCAGCCCATCGCGCTGCACCGACCCGATCCGCGCCGCAATCGTGTTGCCGTGCCGTCTGGTAAAGCCGCTCGGCGCGACGGCGGCGCGCTTTTTGGGCAGCGGCAGGACCGCCGCGATCCGCGCAGCCTCGGCCTTGGACAGCTTGCCTGCACCATGGTGGAAGTAGCGGATCGCTCCGGCCTGCACGCCATAGGTGCCGATCCCCGTCTCCGCGACGTTCAGATAGACTTCCATGATCCGCTTCTTGCCCCAGATCGCCTCGATCAACATGGTGAACCACGCTTCCAGCCCCTTGCGCACGAAGCCGCCGCCCTGCCACAGGAAGACATTCTTCGCCGTCTGCTGGCTGATAGTCGATCCGCCGCGAATGCGCCCGCCGCTCGCATTGTGGATCGCCGCCTTGGCGATGGCGTCGACGTCGAAGCCATGATGGCTGCAATATTTGCCATCTTCCCCGGCGATCGCCGCCCGCGCCATATCCGGATCGATATCGTCCAGGGGGGTCCAATCCTTGGTGATCCCGTTGGGGTCGAACAGCATCGTCAGCGTCACCGGCGGCGGCACGAAGCGGTAGAGGACCACCATCAACAGCGACAGGGCGATAAATCCGATCAGGATCTTGATCGGAATCATGATCCATCGAAATCGGCGGCGGGGCGGTGTATGTGCGGTCATGCCGCCCGTGGTAGCCCGCCCGCCGCCTCCGGTTCAAGCGGTGGCGAGTGTGTCCCGCCGCCGGTCCCGATTGATCAGCAGCACCATCGCTGCGCCGACCAGGCACAACAGGCCCGCAACGATGAAGGCGGGCATGTAGCTTTGCCACGCCGTGCGCGCCAGGCCACCGCCCAGCGCCGCGCTGGCCGCGCCCAACTGATGCCCGGCAAAAATCCAGCCGAACACGATGTTCGTCTTCTCCGCCCCAAAGCGCTGCGCCGTCAGCTTCACGGTCGGCGGCACCGTCGCGATCCAGTCCAGCCCGTAGAAAACCGCGAAGATCGACAGGCTGTAGAGCGAAAAGTCGCTGAACGGCAGGTAGAGCAGCGACAGGCCGCGCAGGCCATAATAGAAGAACAGCAGCCAGCGATTGTCGAACCGATCGCTCAGCCAACCCGATCCCAACGTCCCGAAGAAATCGAAAAAACCCATCATGGCCAGCATCGACGCCGCGCCCACTGCGGCCAGTCCATAATCGCCGCACATGGCGATGAAATGGGTTTGGATCAGGCCATTGGTGCTGGCCCCGCAGATGAAGAAGGAAAAGAACAGGATCCAGAAGGTCGGCACCCGCGCCGCCTCGCGCAGCACATGGATCGGCGTCACCAATAGCGCGCTCAGGCTTGCGGGCTGGGACGGCGCGACCTGCATCTCGGTATCGCCATAGGGCGCCAGGCCCAGATCCGCCGGACGATCCCGCATCAGCAGGATGACGGCGAAGCCCGCCACGACGATCGCGCCGCATATCAGCAGCAATGCGATACGCCATCCATGCGCCTGCGTCAGGCCTGCGAGCAACGGCAGGAAGGCGAGTTGCCCGGTCGCCGTGCTGGCCGACAGCAATCCCATCACCAATCCGCGCCGATGGTTGAACCAGCGCGTCGCGACGGTCGCGCCCAGCACCATGGCGGTCATTCCCGTACCCAGGCCAAGGACCACGCCCCACAACAGTATGAGTTGCCAAAGCTGGGTCATGCCCAACGACAGCAGCAGCCCGCCGATGACGATCGACAGCGATATCAGCATCATGCGGCGGACGCCGAAACGGTTCATGAGAGCGGCAGCAAAGGGGCCCATCCCGCCGAACAGCAGGAACCGGATGGCCAGCGCCCCGCTGATGTCAGCCGCGCTCCATCCGAACTCCTTCTGCAACGGCACGATGAAGACGCCGGGCGCCCCGACAGCGCCCGCCACCACCAACATGGTCAGGAATGTCGCGCCCACCACTGCCCAGCCATAATGGATGTTCCGCGCGGACAGACGACGGGCAAGAGCGTTGGACAATGTGAAGAACCCCTTTGCCCCCAAACGGGCTGGTTTTAAATGATGGGTATCATATATGTCGTCAAGAGGCCATTAAGGGGACATAGGACATGAAGGTCAGCCGCGATCAGGCAGCGCGCAACCGGGAACGGGTGGTCGACGCGGCGGCGCGGCTTTTCCGTGCGCGCGGCGTAGAAGGCGTCGGCATTGGCGAGGTCATGCGCGCATGCGGCCTGACCCATGGCGGCTTCTACAACCAGTTCGCGTCGAAAGAGGCTTTGGCGGCGGAAGCCTGCGCCACGTCGCTGGCCATCAGCGCAGTAGGCTGGCGCGACGTCGCGGCGGACGCCAGCGAAAGCGACGCCCCGGCCGCGATCGCCGCCCATTATCTGAGCGCCCGCAACCGTGATGCAGCCGAAACCGGCTGCGCCCTGATCGCGCTGGGACCGGACGCGGCGCGGCGCGGCGGCGACCTGGCAGGGGCATTTCGCGATGGGTTCGAGGAACTGGCCGCTATCCTGCAAGAAGCTGGACCGACCCTCGACAGGCCGACGGTGCTGGCCCGGATGGCGCAGATGGTGGGCGCCATGCTGCTGGCGCG
This window of the Sphingobium sp. CR2-8 genome carries:
- the mtgA gene encoding monofunctional biosynthetic peptidoglycan transglycosylase, whose protein sequence is MTAHTPPRRRFRWIMIPIKILIGFIALSLLMVVLYRFVPPPVTLTMLFDPNGITKDWTPLDDIDPDMARAAIAGEDGKYCSHHGFDVDAIAKAAIHNASGGRIRGGSTISQQTAKNVFLWQGGGFVRKGLEAWFTMLIEAIWGKKRIMEVYLNVAETGIGTYGVQAGAIRYFHHGAGKLSKAEAARIAAVLPLPKKRAAVAPSGFTRRHGNTIAARIGSVQRDGLDRCLR
- a CDS encoding MFS transporter, which produces MSNALARRLSARNIHYGWAVVGATFLTMLVVAGAVGAPGVFIVPLQKEFGWSAADISGALAIRFLLFGGMGPFAAALMNRFGVRRMMLISLSIVIGGLLLSLGMTQLWQLILLWGVVLGLGTGMTAMVLGATVATRWFNHRRGLVMGLLSASTATGQLAFLPLLAGLTQAHGWRIALLLICGAIVVAGFAVILLMRDRPADLGLAPYGDTEMQVAPSQPASLSALLVTPIHVLREAARVPTFWILFFSFFICGASTNGLIQTHFIAMCGDYGLAAVGAASMLAMMGFFDFFGTLGSGWLSDRFDNRWLLFFYYGLRGLSLLYLPFSDFSLYSLSIFAVFYGLDWIATVPPTVKLTAQRFGAEKTNIVFGWIFAGHQLGAASAALGGGLARTAWQSYMPAFIVAGLLCLVGAAMVLLINRDRRRDTLATA
- a CDS encoding TetR/AcrR family transcriptional regulator, with translation MKVSRDQAARNRERVVDAAARLFRARGVEGVGIGEVMRACGLTHGGFYNQFASKEALAAEACATSLAISAVGWRDVAADASESDAPAAIAAHYLSARNRDAAETGCALIALGPDAARRGGDLAGAFRDGFEELAAILQEAGPTLDRPTVLARMAQMVGAMLLARGVDDPALSEEILSAARQALDVPA